A window of the Saccharomyces eubayanus strain FM1318 chromosome II, whole genome shotgun sequence genome harbors these coding sequences:
- the GGA1 gene encoding ubiquitin-binding protein encodes MPQRIELTSEPVRRPQSSGSSLIRKIQRACKSTLPEPDLGLNLDVADFINSKQGATPREAVLTIGKLINNGDTQTAVFALSLLDVLVKNCGYPLHLQISRKEFLNDLVKRFPERPPLRYSKVQQMVLEAIEEWYQTICKHASYKDDLQYISDMHKLLKYKGYAFPKVESENLAVLRPNDRLRTPSELQEEQEIAQAAKLEELLRSGKPDDLKEANKLMKVMAGFKDDTKLAVKQAINNELNKLKRKADLFNEMLTSTDEPDLENETVQELYGDLKSAQPKFKKLIEEEHDDDMLVENLLKFNELVLQLLEKYRSIKGVKGEEKSFNSATEPSKEVSLIDFGDDSSSSAPPAPSLSKSPQPIEDLLGDFNDLSMSSSSKPQENTTRTTNLSNNNKSKTADIDLLDFYPPSPENKASEFPDTNSFDLLSDLMDNSNSSKKSIHQSQRPTLHESDYLKIDYEIVRESPTKLKLAIYYSNLSSGPITDLAFLLASPRNTTLSLQPQSGNFLENNAKDGIKQTAFIEGTPLNSDKAIKLKWKANYKAMDAAREEFGTATLSKI; translated from the coding sequence ATGCCACAAAGAATTGAGCTTACATCGGAACCAGTGAGAAGACCTCAGTCTTCCGGAAGTTCATTGATCAGAAAGATCCAAAGAGCATGTAAATCCACATTACCTGAACCAGATTTGGGTCTTAATCTAGACGTAGCCGATTTTATCAACTCAAAGCAAGGAGCTACACCAAGGGAAGCGGTCCTGACGATTGGAAAACTAATAAATAATGGCGACACCCAAACGGCTGTTTTTGCCCTTTCTCTACTAGATGTCTTAGTAAAAAACTGTGGCTACCCACTGCACCTACAAATATCCAGAAAGGAATTCTTAAATGATCTGGTGAAAAGGTTTCCAGAACGGCCGCCTTTGAGGTACTCTAAGGTCCAACAAATGGTTCTCGAAGCTATCGAGGAATGGTACCAAACTATCTGCAAACACGCCAGTTATAAGGATGACCTTCAATATATTAGTGACATGCacaaattattgaaatacAAGGGATATGCCTTCCCCAAGGTTGAAAGTGAAAACTTGGCGGTATTAAGACCGAATGACAGACTAAGGACCCCGAGTGAGctacaagaagaacaggaaATAGCCCAAGCTGCCAAATTAGAAGAATTATTAAGAAGCGGTAAGCCGGacgatttgaaagaagctAATAAACTGATGAAAGTTATGGCAGGTTTTAAAGACGACACTAAATTAGCTGTCAAACAGGCGATCAATAATGAATTAAACAAACTTAAAAGAAAGGCAGATTTGTTCAATGAAATGCTTACTTCTACCGATGAACCCGACCTAGAAAACGAAACTGTTCAAGAACTGTATGGCGATTTAAAATCTGCGCAGccaaagttcaaaaaacttATTGAGGAGGAACATGATGACGATATGCTAGTTGAAAACTTATTGAAATTTAATGAACTGGTGCTCCAACTGTTAGAGAAGTACAGGTCAATAAAAGGTGTAaaaggtgaagaaaaaagtttcaacAGCGCGACAGAACCTTCAAAAGAGGTTAGCTTAATTGATTTTGGTGATGATTCAAGTTCGAGCGCTCCTCCTGCCCCATCCTTGAGCAAATCACCACAGCCGATCGAGGATCTCTTGGGCGACTTCAATGACCTAAGCatgtcatcatcgtcaaaGCCCCAAGAAAACACCACCAGAACTACTAATCTGtccaataataataaatcaaagaCTGCAGACATTGATTTATTAGATTTTTACCCGCCATCTCCAGAAAATAAAGCTTCTGAATTTCCGGATACCAACTCGTTTGATTTACTTAGTGATTTGATGGATAACTCGAATAGTTCCAAGAAAAGTATTCACCAATCGCAAAGGCCAACACTTCACGAATCtgattatttgaaaattgatTACGAAATAGTTCGCGAGTCACCAACAAAACTAAAACTAGCCATATACTACTCCAACCTAAGCAGTGGTCCGATTACTGATTTAGCTTTTCTATTGGCATCTCCTCGAAATACTACTTTGTCTTTGCAACCACAATCAGgcaattttcttgaaaataacGCGAAAGATGGCATAAAACAAACTGCTTTCATCGAAGGAACTCCTTTAAATTCAGACAAGGCTATCAAGTTGAAATGGAAAGCTAACTACAAAGCCATGGATGCAGCAAGAGAAGAATTTGGCACGGCAACTTTATCTAAAATATGA